ATCTTCAAAATGAAAAGTCTTTTTATATTTATGCTGATTTTTCTTAAGTACGGTTGTGGAGTCTGCACTGAGCCATAATTTAACACTGTGACCTTTTTCAACAGCAGCTTTTGAAAGTTTTAGCACAAAAGCGATATTTCTTGAGCCATAGGGCCTTGTGAGTATACCAATTGTTATATTTCCCATTTTTAGTTCCTCCTTAGAGCCAGATTAATTTTTCGTAGTTATTCATCATCAGGTCTACAATATCTTCATAGCTTACCACTTCAGCTCTTTCATCTACCTGGTCTTCTTTGAAACCTCTGAACTTTATGTCGTCACCCAGAGCGAACACTTTGCCCTTCTCCAGAATGTCG
This DNA window, taken from archaeon BMS3Bbin15, encodes the following:
- a CDS encoding DsrE/DsrF-like family protein, encoding MGNITIGILTRPYGSRNIAFVLKLSKAAVEKGHSVKLWLSADSTTVLKKNQHKYKKTFHFEDDIKELLEKGVEIVACESCVEMRGVTKEDLIEGVPMKTMTWFMEAALTADASLLIGEE
- the tusB_2 gene encoding protein TusB → MKLGIFVSDFRYDVKTLDKVKADEIGIFLVQDGVYNAVLKENGKSSDILEKGKVFALGDDIKFRGFKEDQVDERAEVVSYEDIVDLMMNNYEKLIWL